A genomic region of Microtus ochrogaster isolate Prairie Vole_2 unplaced genomic scaffold, MicOch1.0 UNK109, whole genome shotgun sequence contains the following coding sequences:
- the Ufsp1 gene encoding inactive Ufm1-specific protease 1 yields the protein MHLACRIRRKQKAPKSVSTCGISPSCFGLVRVHRFRAPTLPAASSRKDREPVIRPASADTCLSTLELLKDVHLGLALPCHGPARLALLSGHYLYYHYGCDGLDDRGWGCGYRTLQTLCSWPEGQSSSVPGLATIQAALEDMGDKPPGFRDSRDWIGCVEASLCLEHFGGLQGRLCHVPRGAGLLGELERLYSHFMEGGGPVMVGGDADAQSKALLGICEGPGPETYILILDPHYWGTPKNSRELQAAGWVGWQKVSSVFDSNSFYNLCLTRRT from the exons ATGCACCTTGCCTGCAGGATCCGGCGGAAGCAA AAGGCTCCGAAATCGGTGTCTACTTGTGGCATTTCTCCTTCGTGCTTCGGTTTGGTGAGGGTTCACCGGTTCCGCGCGCCTACCCTGCCCGCAGCTAGCTCCAGAAAAGACCGGGAACCCGTAATTCGCCCCGCCTCGGCTGACACCTGCCTGAGCACCCTGGAGCTGCTGAAGGATGTGCACCTGGGCCTGGCTCTGCCCTGCCACGGTCCCGCCCGACTGGCCCTCCTCTCGGGCCACTACCTTTACTATCACTACGGCTGCGATGGACTGGATGACCGCGGCTGGGGATGTGGCTACCGCACGCTGCAGACACTGTGCTCTTGGCCAGAGGGCCAGTCTTCCAGCGTGCCTGGGCTGGCAACCATACAGGCTGCCCTGGAGGACATGGGCGATAAGCCCCCCGGGTTCCGGGACTCTCGGGACTGGATTGGCTGTGTAGAGGCCAGTCTCTGCCTGGAACACTTTGGAGGACTTCAGGGGCGCCTATGCCATGTGCCCCGTGGAGCTGGACTTCTGGGAGAACTGGAGCGGCTTTATTCCCACTTCATGGAGGGCGGCGGCCCAGTAATGGTGGGAGGGGATGCAGATGCTCAGTCTAAAGCCTTGCTGGGAATCTGTGAGGGGCCAGGTCCGGAAACCTATATACTGATACTGGACCCACACTACTGGGGCACTCCGAAGAACAGTAGAGAACTGCAAGCTGCTGGGTGGGTGGGCTGGCAAAAGGTAAGCAGTGTCTTTGATTCCAATTCCTTTTACAACCTGTGCTTGACCAGACGTACCTGA
- the Ache gene encoding acetylcholinesterase isoform X1, giving the protein MAVMRPSWYPLHTPSLTSPLLFLLLSLLGGGAGAEGREDLQLLVRVRGGQLRGIRLKAPGGSVAAFLGIPFAEPPVGSRRFMPPEPKRPWSGVLDATTFQNVCYQYVDTLYPGFEGTEMWNPNRELSEDCLYLNVWTPYPRPTSPAPVLIWIYGGGFYSGASSLDVYDGRFLAQVEGTVLVSMNYRVGTFGFLALPGSREAPGNVGLLDQRLALQWVQENIAAFGGNPMSVTLFGESAGAASVGMHILSPPSRSLFHRAVLQSGTPNGPWATVSAGEARRRATLLARLVGCPPGGAGGNDTELIACLRTRPAQDLVDHEWHVLPQESIFRFSFVPVVDGDFLSDTPEALINAGDFQDLQVLVGVVKDEGSYFLVYGVPGFSKDNESLISRAQFLAGVRIGVPQASDLAAEAVVLHYTDWLHPEDPAHLRDAMSAVVGDHNVVCPVAQLAGRLAAQGARVYAYVFEHRASTLTWPLWMGVPHGYEIEFIFGLPLNPSLNYTMEERIFAQRLMKYWTNFARTGDPNDPRDSKTPQWPPYTTGAQQYVSLNLRPLEVRRGLRAQTCAFWNRFLPKLLSATDTLDEAERQWKAEFHRWSSYMVHWKNQFDHYSKQERCSDL; this is encoded by the exons ATGGCAGTCATGAGGCCTTCCTGGTATCCCCTGCACACACCCTCCCTGacatctcccctcctcttcctcctcctctccctcctgggaggaggggcaggggctGAGGGCCGGGAAGACCTACAGCTGCTGGTGAGGGTTCGAGGGGGCCAGCTGAGGGGCATTCGCCTGAAGGCCCCTGGGGGCTCAGTTGCAGCTTTCCTGGGCATCCCCTTTGCAGAGCCACCTGTGGGCTCGCGTAGGTTTATGCCACCAGAGCCCAAGCGGCCCTGGTCGGGAGTGTTGGATGCTACCACCTTTCAAAATGTCTGCTACCAATATGTGGACACCCTGTACCCTGGGTTTGAGGGTACTGAGATGTGGAACCCCAACCGAGAGCTGAGTGAAGACTGCCTGTATCTTAATGTGTGGACACCATACCCCAGGCCTACTTCTCCCGCACCTGTCCTCATCTGGATCTATGGGGGTGGCTTCTACAGTGGAGCATCCTCCTTGGACGTGTATGATGGCCGTTTCCTGGCCCAGGTCGAGGGAACCGTATTGGTATCTATGAACTACCGAGTAGGAACCTTTGGCTTCTTGGCCCTGCCGGGCAGCAGAGAAGCCCCTGGCAACGTAGGCCTGCTGGATCAACGGCTTGCCTTGCAATGGGTACAAGAAAATATTGCAGCCTTTGGGGGAAACCCGATGTCAGTGACTCTGTTTGGGGAGAGTGCAGGTGCAGCCTCGGTGGGCATGCACATTCTGTCCCCGCCCAGCCGCAGCCTCTTCCACAGGGCTGTCCTACAGAGTGGTACGCCCAATGGGCCCTGGGCCACCGTGAGTGCAGGAGAGGCCAGGCGCAGGGCCACACTGCTGGCCCGCCTAGTGGGCTGTCCCCCAGGTGGCGCTGGTGGCAATGACACAGAGCTGATAGCCTGCCTGCGGACGCGGCCAGCTCAGGACCTGGTGGACCACGAGTGGCATGTGCTGCCTCAAGAGAGTATCTTCCGATTTTCCTTCGTGCCTGTGGTGGACGGGGACTTCCTCAGTGACACGCCAGAGGCCCTCATCAATGCTGGAGATTTTCAAGACTTGCAG GTGCTGGTGGGTGTGGTGAAGGACGAGGGCTCCTACTTTCTGGTTTACGGGGTCCCAGGCTTCAGCAAAGACAATGAATCTCTCATCAGCCGGGCCCAGTTCCTGGCTGGGGTGCGGATCGGTGTACCCCAAGCAAGTGACCTGGCGGCCGAGGCTGTGGTCCTACATTATACAGACTGGCTGCACCCTGAGGACCCTGCCCACCTGAGGGATGCCATGAGTGCAGTGGTAGGCGACCACAACGTTGTGTGCCCCGTGGCCCAGCTGGCTGGGCGACTGGCTGCCCAAGGGGCCCGGGTCTATGCCTACGTCTTTGAACACCGTGCCTCCACATTGACTTGGCCCCTCTGGATGGGGGTGCCCCATGGCTATGAAATCGAGTTCATCTTTGGGCTCCCCCTGAACCCCTCGCTGAACTACACCATGGAGGAGAGAATCTTTGCTCAGCGACTTATGAAATACTGGACCAATTTTGCCCGCACAGG GGACCCCAATGACCCTCGAGACTCCAAGACCCCACAGTGGCCACCGTACACCACTGGAGCGCAGCAATACGTGAGCCTGAACCTGAGGCCCTTGGAGGTGCGGCGGGGGCTGCGCGCCCAGACCTGCGCCTTCTGGAATCGCTTTCTCCCCAAATTGCTCAGCGCCACTG ACACGCTGGACGAGGCAGAGCGCCAGTGGAAGGCCGAGTTCCACCGCTGGAGCTCCTACATGGTGCACTGGAAGAACCAGTTCGACCACTACAGCAAGCAGGAGCGCTGCTCAGACCTGTGA
- the Ache gene encoding acetylcholinesterase isoform X2 codes for MAVMRPSWYPLHTPSLTSPLLFLLLSLLGGGAGAEGREDLQLLVRVRGGQLRGIRLKAPGGSVAAFLGIPFAEPPVGSRRFMPPEPKRPWSGVLDATTFQNVCYQYVDTLYPGFEGTEMWNPNRELSEDCLYLNVWTPYPRPTSPAPVLIWIYGGGFYSGASSLDVYDGRFLAQVEGTVLVSMNYRVGTFGFLALPGSREAPGNVGLLDQRLALQWVQENIAAFGGNPMSVTLFGESAGAASVGMHILSPPSRSLFHRAVLQSGTPNGPWATVSAGEARRRATLLARLVGCPPGGAGGNDTELIACLRTRPAQDLVDHEWHVLPQESIFRFSFVPVVDGDFLSDTPEALINAGDFQDLQVLVGVVKDEGSYFLVYGVPGFSKDNESLISRAQFLAGVRIGVPQASDLAAEAVVLHYTDWLHPEDPAHLRDAMSAVVGDHNVVCPVAQLAGRLAAQGARVYAYVFEHRASTLTWPLWMGVPHGYEIEFIFGLPLNPSLNYTMEERIFAQRLMKYWTNFARTGDPNDPRDSKTPQWPPYTTGAQQYVSLNLRPLEVRRGLRAQTCAFWNRFLPKLLSATATEAPCTCPSPAHGEAAPRPRPDLFLPFLLLFLFLLHSRLPWV; via the exons ATGGCAGTCATGAGGCCTTCCTGGTATCCCCTGCACACACCCTCCCTGacatctcccctcctcttcctcctcctctccctcctgggaggaggggcaggggctGAGGGCCGGGAAGACCTACAGCTGCTGGTGAGGGTTCGAGGGGGCCAGCTGAGGGGCATTCGCCTGAAGGCCCCTGGGGGCTCAGTTGCAGCTTTCCTGGGCATCCCCTTTGCAGAGCCACCTGTGGGCTCGCGTAGGTTTATGCCACCAGAGCCCAAGCGGCCCTGGTCGGGAGTGTTGGATGCTACCACCTTTCAAAATGTCTGCTACCAATATGTGGACACCCTGTACCCTGGGTTTGAGGGTACTGAGATGTGGAACCCCAACCGAGAGCTGAGTGAAGACTGCCTGTATCTTAATGTGTGGACACCATACCCCAGGCCTACTTCTCCCGCACCTGTCCTCATCTGGATCTATGGGGGTGGCTTCTACAGTGGAGCATCCTCCTTGGACGTGTATGATGGCCGTTTCCTGGCCCAGGTCGAGGGAACCGTATTGGTATCTATGAACTACCGAGTAGGAACCTTTGGCTTCTTGGCCCTGCCGGGCAGCAGAGAAGCCCCTGGCAACGTAGGCCTGCTGGATCAACGGCTTGCCTTGCAATGGGTACAAGAAAATATTGCAGCCTTTGGGGGAAACCCGATGTCAGTGACTCTGTTTGGGGAGAGTGCAGGTGCAGCCTCGGTGGGCATGCACATTCTGTCCCCGCCCAGCCGCAGCCTCTTCCACAGGGCTGTCCTACAGAGTGGTACGCCCAATGGGCCCTGGGCCACCGTGAGTGCAGGAGAGGCCAGGCGCAGGGCCACACTGCTGGCCCGCCTAGTGGGCTGTCCCCCAGGTGGCGCTGGTGGCAATGACACAGAGCTGATAGCCTGCCTGCGGACGCGGCCAGCTCAGGACCTGGTGGACCACGAGTGGCATGTGCTGCCTCAAGAGAGTATCTTCCGATTTTCCTTCGTGCCTGTGGTGGACGGGGACTTCCTCAGTGACACGCCAGAGGCCCTCATCAATGCTGGAGATTTTCAAGACTTGCAG GTGCTGGTGGGTGTGGTGAAGGACGAGGGCTCCTACTTTCTGGTTTACGGGGTCCCAGGCTTCAGCAAAGACAATGAATCTCTCATCAGCCGGGCCCAGTTCCTGGCTGGGGTGCGGATCGGTGTACCCCAAGCAAGTGACCTGGCGGCCGAGGCTGTGGTCCTACATTATACAGACTGGCTGCACCCTGAGGACCCTGCCCACCTGAGGGATGCCATGAGTGCAGTGGTAGGCGACCACAACGTTGTGTGCCCCGTGGCCCAGCTGGCTGGGCGACTGGCTGCCCAAGGGGCCCGGGTCTATGCCTACGTCTTTGAACACCGTGCCTCCACATTGACTTGGCCCCTCTGGATGGGGGTGCCCCATGGCTATGAAATCGAGTTCATCTTTGGGCTCCCCCTGAACCCCTCGCTGAACTACACCATGGAGGAGAGAATCTTTGCTCAGCGACTTATGAAATACTGGACCAATTTTGCCCGCACAGG GGACCCCAATGACCCTCGAGACTCCAAGACCCCACAGTGGCCACCGTACACCACTGGAGCGCAGCAATACGTGAGCCTGAACCTGAGGCCCTTGGAGGTGCGGCGGGGGCTGCGCGCCCAGACCTGCGCCTTCTGGAATCGCTTTCTCCCCAAATTGCTCAGCGCCACTG CCACGGAGGCTCCCTGCACCTGCCCAAGCCCCGCCCATGGGGAGGCTGCCCCGAGGCCCAGGCCCGACTTATTcctgccctttctccttctcttccttttcctcctccactcCCGGCTTCCGTGGGTGTGA